The Dasypus novemcinctus isolate mDasNov1 chromosome 20, mDasNov1.1.hap2, whole genome shotgun sequence genome includes a region encoding these proteins:
- the KLRD1 gene encoding natural killer cells antigen CD94 isoform X1: protein MAAFQTTPWNLISGALGTTCLLLMATLGILLNHSYSKQNFLSTLSSEPTREPQEGSDCCSCQEKWIGYRCNCYFFSTEEKPWKESRAACASQNSTLLQLESRDELGFVSSLQYFYWIGLSFSADRGTWLWEDGSTLSFDLFSLSLTPNPENCISYKSSEEVLDENCFQNNRYICKQCNG, encoded by the exons ATGGCAG CTTTTCAGACTACTCCATGGAATTTGATTTCTGGGGCTTTAGGAACAACGTGCCTTTTGTTGATGGCCACTTTGGGAATTTTGTTGAACCATT CATATAGTAAACAAAATTTTCTGTCCACATTGTCTTCAGAACCCACCAGAGAACCCCAGGAAG gTTCTGACTGCTGTTCTTGCCAAGAAAAGTGGATTGGGTATCGATGCAACTGTTATTTCTTTTCTACTGAAGAAAAACCTTGGAAAGAAAGTAGGGCTGCCTGTGCTTCTCAGAATTCCACTCTCCTTCAGCTGGAAAGCAGAGATGAATTG GGTTTTGTAAGCTCCCTTCAATATTTTTACTGGATTGGGCTCTCTTTTAGTGCTGACCGTGGCACCTGGTTGTGGGAGGATGGCTCCACTCTCTCCTTTGATTT ATTTTCCCTCTCTCTAACTCCAAATCCAGAAAACTGCATATCATATAAATCAAgcgaagaagttttggatgaaAACTGTTTCCAAAACAACCGTTACATCTGTAAGCAATGCAATGGCTAA
- the KLRD1 gene encoding natural killer cells antigen CD94 isoform X2 — translation MAAFQTTPWNLISGALGTTCLLLMATLGILLNHCSDCCSCQEKWIGYRCNCYFFSTEEKPWKESRAACASQNSTLLQLESRDELGFVSSLQYFYWIGLSFSADRGTWLWEDGSTLSFDLFSLSLTPNPENCISYKSSEEVLDENCFQNNRYICKQCNG, via the exons ATGGCAG CTTTTCAGACTACTCCATGGAATTTGATTTCTGGGGCTTTAGGAACAACGTGCCTTTTGTTGATGGCCACTTTGGGAATTTTGTTGAACCATT gTTCTGACTGCTGTTCTTGCCAAGAAAAGTGGATTGGGTATCGATGCAACTGTTATTTCTTTTCTACTGAAGAAAAACCTTGGAAAGAAAGTAGGGCTGCCTGTGCTTCTCAGAATTCCACTCTCCTTCAGCTGGAAAGCAGAGATGAATTG GGTTTTGTAAGCTCCCTTCAATATTTTTACTGGATTGGGCTCTCTTTTAGTGCTGACCGTGGCACCTGGTTGTGGGAGGATGGCTCCACTCTCTCCTTTGATTT ATTTTCCCTCTCTCTAACTCCAAATCCAGAAAACTGCATATCATATAAATCAAgcgaagaagttttggatgaaAACTGTTTCCAAAACAACCGTTACATCTGTAAGCAATGCAATGGCTAA
- the LOC101422351 gene encoding natural killer cells antigen CD94-like isoform X1: MAAIRTVPWRLISGILGAVCLLLVSTVGILLKQSSTKQIAHSTFSSGSTIEPQEGSGCCSCHEKWIGYRCNCYFISTEEKSWEESRIACASQNSTLFQLESRDELGFLINHQSFYWIGLSYNKTQGAWVREDGSALSPDL; encoded by the exons ATGGCAG CTATTCGGACTGTTCCATGGAGGTTGATTTCTGGGATCTTAGGAGCAGTGTGCCTTTTATTGGTGTCTACTGTGGGAATTTTGTTGAAACAAT CATCGACTAAACAAATTGCTCACTCTACATTCTCTTCTGGATCCACTATAGAACCCCAGGAAG GCTCTGGCTGCTGTTCTTGCCACGAAAAGTGGATTGGGTACCGATGCAACTGTTACTTCATTTCTACTGAAGAAAAATCTTGGGAAGAAAGTAGGATTGCCTGTGCTTCTCAGAATTCCACTCTATTTCAGCTGGAAAGCAGAGATGAACTG GGTTTTCTGATCAACCATCAGTCTTTTTACTGGATTGGTCTCTCCTACAATAAAACCCAAGGTGCCTGGGTGCGGGAGGATGGCTCTGCTCTCTCCCCTGATCTGTAA
- the LOC101422351 gene encoding natural killer cells antigen CD94-like isoform X2 gives MAAIRTVPWRLISGILGAVCLLLVSTVGILLKQSSTKQIAHSTFSSGSTIEPQEGSGCCSCHEKWIGYRCNCYFISTEEKSWEESRIACASQNSTLFQLESRDELVSLVQ, from the exons ATGGCAG CTATTCGGACTGTTCCATGGAGGTTGATTTCTGGGATCTTAGGAGCAGTGTGCCTTTTATTGGTGTCTACTGTGGGAATTTTGTTGAAACAAT CATCGACTAAACAAATTGCTCACTCTACATTCTCTTCTGGATCCACTATAGAACCCCAGGAAG GCTCTGGCTGCTGTTCTTGCCACGAAAAGTGGATTGGGTACCGATGCAACTGTTACTTCATTTCTACTGAAGAAAAATCTTGGGAAGAAAGTAGGATTGCCTGTGCTTCTCAGAATTCCACTCTATTTCAGCTGGAAAGCAGAGATGAACTG GTCTCACTGGTGCAGTGA